The Solibacillus sp. FSL R7-0682 genome includes a window with the following:
- the pepT gene encoding peptidase T produces the protein MKEKVIERLVRYVKIDTQSDFNSTTTPSTMKQFDLLNVLKDELANIGLTDITLDENGYLFATLESNTDKDVPTIGFLAHVDTTTDYTGTNVNPQRIDNYDGEAITLLNGLVMSPDYFPNLKNYVGQTLITTDGNTLLGADDKAGIAEIMTAMEFLVNNPDIKHGKIRVAFTPDEEIGRGPHKFDVEKFGADYAYTMDGGPLGELQYQSFNAAGVKVTTRGTNIHPGSAKDKMVNSITMAIAFQNEMPKDAVPENTEGYEGFIHLMHMNGGIEETTMSYIIRDHDRAKFEEKKAHMEKVGKDMQGLYGEEAITVVIKDQYYNMGEKIEPVMEIVDIVKEAFTKFDITPIVEPIRGGTDGSQLSYMGLPTPNIFAGGENMHGKYEFVSAETMEKATEVIIEIVQLFEARN, from the coding sequence ATGAAAGAAAAAGTAATCGAACGCCTAGTTCGCTACGTAAAAATCGATACACAATCAGATTTCAATTCAACAACAACACCTTCAACGATGAAGCAATTTGATTTACTAAACGTATTAAAAGACGAGCTTGCAAATATCGGCTTAACAGACATCACGTTAGATGAAAATGGATACCTTTTCGCAACATTAGAGTCAAATACAGATAAGGACGTACCAACAATTGGATTCTTAGCACATGTTGATACAACTACAGATTACACAGGTACAAATGTAAACCCACAACGAATCGACAACTATGACGGCGAAGCCATTACTTTACTTAACGGCTTGGTCATGTCACCAGATTACTTCCCAAATTTAAAAAACTATGTTGGACAAACGTTAATTACAACGGATGGCAACACACTTTTAGGTGCTGATGATAAAGCAGGTATCGCAGAAATTATGACAGCGATGGAGTTCTTAGTGAACAACCCTGACATTAAACACGGTAAAATTCGAGTTGCATTTACGCCTGATGAAGAAATCGGGCGTGGTCCACACAAATTCGATGTAGAAAAATTCGGTGCAGATTACGCTTACACAATGGATGGCGGCCCACTTGGTGAATTACAATATCAAAGCTTTAATGCTGCTGGAGTAAAAGTAACAACTCGTGGTACGAATATACACCCTGGATCTGCAAAAGATAAGATGGTAAATTCGATTACAATGGCAATCGCTTTCCAAAATGAAATGCCAAAGGATGCTGTACCAGAAAACACAGAAGGCTATGAAGGCTTCATTCACTTAATGCACATGAACGGAGGCATTGAAGAAACAACAATGTCATACATTATCCGTGACCATGACCGCGCGAAATTCGAAGAGAAAAAAGCACATATGGAAAAAGTCGGTAAAGACATGCAGGGACTATACGGTGAAGAAGCAATCACTGTAGTAATTAAAGACCAATACTACAACATGGGTGAAAAAATCGAACCAGTTATGGAAATCGTCGATATTGTTAAAGAGGCATTCACGAAATTCGATATTACACCAATCGTCGAACCAATCCGTGGTGGTACAGACGGCTCTCAACTTTCTTACATGGGCTTACCGACACCAAATATCTTCGCAGGTGGCGAAAACATGCACGGCAAATATGAATTCGTATCAGCTGAAACAATGGAAAAGGCAACAGAGGTCATCATCGAAATTGTACAGCTATTTGAAGCACGTAACTAA
- a CDS encoding MBL fold metallo-hydrolase gives MTVTAWTAAQVARKVIDNKELFILDVRNADAFEDWKIDGHKFEYLNIPYFELLEGVEEILPKIPTDKEVLVVCAKEGSSIMVAEMLADAGHKVAYLEGGMKSWSMYLEPIKVGDLNGGGELYQFVRLGKGCLSYMAINDGEAAIIDAVRFTDVFTKFAEEKGVKIKHVFDTHLHADHISGGRHIAAATGATYYLPPKDAEEVVFDYAPLTDGLTVQLGSSKIEVGALYSPGHTIGSTSFVIDGKYLLTGDILFIDSIGRPDLAGLAEDWVGDLRETLYRRYRTLAEDLIVLPAHFMIIEELNEDGTVAKRLGDLFAENHGLNVEDEEVFRKMVTDGLPPQPNAYQEIRIVNMGKVTPNDEEQTEMEIGPNRCAVR, from the coding sequence ATGACAGTAACAGCATGGACTGCTGCACAAGTTGCACGCAAAGTAATTGATAACAAAGAATTATTTATTTTAGATGTACGTAATGCAGATGCCTTTGAAGATTGGAAAATCGATGGTCATAAATTTGAATATTTAAACATCCCATACTTTGAATTATTAGAAGGTGTGGAAGAAATCTTACCAAAAATCCCTACAGATAAAGAAGTATTAGTTGTTTGTGCGAAGGAAGGTTCATCTATCATGGTGGCAGAAATGCTAGCTGATGCAGGTCATAAAGTTGCCTACCTTGAAGGTGGTATGAAATCATGGTCAATGTATCTTGAGCCAATTAAAGTAGGCGATCTAAATGGTGGTGGTGAATTATACCAATTTGTACGCTTAGGTAAAGGCTGTCTTTCTTACATGGCAATTAATGATGGTGAAGCAGCAATTATTGACGCAGTTCGCTTCACAGATGTATTCACAAAATTTGCAGAAGAAAAGGGCGTAAAAATTAAGCACGTGTTTGATACACACTTACATGCTGACCACATTTCTGGTGGTCGTCATATCGCAGCAGCAACGGGTGCAACGTATTATTTACCACCAAAAGATGCAGAAGAAGTTGTGTTTGACTATGCACCATTAACAGATGGATTAACAGTACAACTTGGTTCATCAAAAATCGAAGTAGGCGCACTGTACTCACCAGGACACACAATTGGCTCAACATCATTTGTAATTGATGGCAAGTATCTTTTAACAGGTGATATTTTATTCATCGATTCAATTGGTCGCCCTGACTTAGCAGGTCTTGCAGAAGACTGGGTAGGTGACTTACGCGAAACATTATACCGCCGTTACCGCACATTAGCAGAGGATTTAATTGTACTACCTGCGCACTTCATGATTATTGAAGAATTAAACGAGGACGGTACTGTTGCAAAACGTTTAGGTGATTTATTCGCTGAAAACCACGGATTAAATGTTGAGGATGAAGAAGTATTCCGTAAGATGGTAACAGATGGTCTTCCACCACAACCAAATGCATATCAAGAAATTCGTATTGTAAATATGGGTAAAGTAACACCAAATGATGAAGAACAAACGGAAATGGAGATTGGACCAAATCGTTGCGCAGTACGCTAA
- a CDS encoding c-type cytochrome, with protein MEFKTVVISSLAILLSISIGLWVSSTFIAEKNSPEEHDDSKLVQSISTEKEEQQFLNISMENIPEDHKMLDDIIYGFNLVNETHIYAEDKVGANLSCTSCHAGAGLTENVASLVGVMADYPKYIARAGDIVTIEERINGCMVRSMNGEKFESNSEELEAMVAYFKYISEGATIGEPRPWAKSVDMEQIPTPDVKNGEVLFDKSCISCHAADGSGIGANTGPALWGETSFNDGAGLARMSKMAGFIQAYMPIGQELTLTDQEASDLAAFILTQDRPEWKNHDKDWPKGGKPSDIMTKERREQAKDGTINWDEVLADF; from the coding sequence ATGGAATTTAAAACAGTTGTTATTTCTTCATTAGCAATTTTATTATCAATAAGTATCGGACTTTGGGTAAGTTCAACCTTCATTGCAGAAAAAAATTCACCTGAAGAACATGATGATTCCAAACTAGTTCAATCGATTTCAACGGAAAAAGAGGAGCAACAATTTTTAAACATTAGTATGGAAAATATTCCTGAGGATCACAAAATGTTAGATGACATTATTTATGGTTTTAATTTAGTAAATGAAACACATATTTATGCAGAAGATAAAGTTGGAGCGAACTTATCTTGTACAAGTTGTCATGCTGGGGCAGGATTAACTGAAAATGTTGCTTCACTAGTAGGAGTTATGGCAGATTATCCAAAATATATTGCACGCGCAGGCGATATTGTGACAATCGAGGAAAGAATTAATGGCTGTATGGTTCGAAGTATGAATGGAGAAAAATTTGAATCAAATTCTGAAGAGCTTGAAGCAATGGTTGCTTATTTTAAATATATATCTGAAGGAGCAACGATTGGGGAACCTAGACCATGGGCAAAATCAGTAGATATGGAACAAATTCCAACACCAGATGTAAAAAATGGTGAAGTGTTATTCGATAAATCTTGTATTTCTTGTCATGCAGCAGATGGCTCGGGTATTGGGGCGAATACGGGTCCAGCTCTATGGGGGGAAACATCATTTAATGATGGAGCGGGTTTAGCTCGTATGTCAAAGATGGCTGGATTTATTCAAGCGTACATGCCGATTGGACAGGAGTTAACTTTAACGGATCAAGAAGCATCTGATTTAGCGGCCTTTATTTTGACTCAAGATCGTCCTGAGTGGAAAAATCATGATAAAGACTGGCCAAAGGGTGGGAAACCGTCTGATATTATGACGAAAGAGCGAAGAGAGCAAGCTAAAGATGGTACGATTAATTGGGATGAAGTTTTAGCAGATTTTTAA
- a CDS encoding NADPH-dependent oxidoreductase, which produces METRELLRSHSSVRKYTGDIISKDTVIDLIETAQMAASSHFVQAYSVIWVTDEEKKAKLGELSKNDFQFKTAGASFLFCVDFKRLQVAGQKHGVDIVADSAENVLVGVADVSLFAQNFVIAAEAKGYGICYIGGARTNPAEISELFNLPKYVFPLFAMTIGTPTKRNETKPRLPVAAVLHENSYDVEKYDTLLSEYDATMESYYASRSSNQKMATWTKQMADFLIDQKRPFIKDFLATKGYTWK; this is translated from the coding sequence ATGGAAACTAGAGAATTATTACGTAGCCATTCATCTGTTCGTAAATATACAGGTGACATCATTTCAAAGGATACCGTTATTGATTTAATTGAAACAGCACAAATGGCGGCAAGCTCTCATTTCGTGCAAGCATATAGTGTTATTTGGGTAACAGACGAGGAGAAAAAAGCGAAGCTTGGTGAGCTATCAAAAAATGATTTCCAGTTTAAAACGGCTGGCGCTTCCTTTCTATTTTGTGTAGACTTCAAACGTTTGCAAGTAGCTGGCCAAAAGCATGGCGTTGACATTGTAGCAGATTCTGCTGAAAACGTACTAGTTGGGGTTGCGGACGTTTCATTATTTGCACAAAACTTTGTAATTGCTGCTGAAGCAAAGGGTTACGGTATTTGCTATATTGGTGGTGCACGTACAAATCCTGCTGAAATTAGCGAACTATTCAACTTACCAAAATACGTATTCCCATTATTTGCAATGACAATCGGAACACCAACAAAACGCAACGAAACGAAGCCGCGCTTACCGGTAGCTGCAGTGTTACACGAAAATAGCTATGATGTAGAGAAATATGACACATTATTAAGCGAATATGATGCGACAATGGAAAGCTACTACGCAAGCCGCTCATCGAATCAAAAAATGGCTACATGGACAAAGCAAATGGCCGATTTCTTAATCGATCAAAAGCGCCCATTCATTAAAGATTTCTTAGCAACAAAAGGATATACGTGGAAATAA
- a CDS encoding sulfite exporter TauE/SafE family protein, with amino-acid sequence MEIDLSFTYIAVIFALGFIGSFVSGMLGVGGSIIKYPMLLYIPPLFGLAAFTAHEVSGISAIQVFFASIAGVWAYRKSGLLNKDLIVYMGGAILLGSFIGSYGSGFLSESAVNIVYGVLAVIAAVMMFIPRKTVEDTKTITFNKVLASSLALIVGIGSGIVGAAGGFLLVPIMLTVLKIPTRVTIATSLAITFISSIGGSVGKIITGQIEYWPAFLMIIASIIAAPLGAKVGQKMNVKILQWLLAIMIGATAIKIWADIL; translated from the coding sequence ATGGAAATCGATTTATCGTTCACATATATAGCTGTTATTTTCGCACTTGGATTCATTGGTTCATTCGTCTCTGGCATGCTAGGCGTTGGGGGATCCATTATTAAATACCCGATGCTTTTATACATTCCACCGTTATTTGGTTTAGCGGCGTTTACTGCCCATGAAGTATCGGGTATTAGTGCCATCCAAGTATTTTTTGCGTCAATTGCTGGGGTATGGGCATATCGTAAAAGTGGTTTACTTAATAAAGATCTTATTGTCTATATGGGTGGTGCCATTTTACTTGGTAGTTTTATCGGTAGTTATGGTTCTGGATTTCTGTCAGAATCTGCAGTTAACATCGTATATGGAGTTCTAGCTGTCATTGCTGCAGTAATGATGTTTATTCCACGAAAAACAGTTGAAGATACAAAAACAATTACATTTAATAAAGTGTTAGCAAGTTCGTTAGCCTTAATCGTTGGTATTGGGTCAGGAATTGTTGGGGCAGCAGGTGGCTTTTTACTTGTCCCAATTATGTTAACAGTATTAAAAATTCCAACACGTGTGACGATTGCAACAAGTTTAGCGATTACTTTTATTTCGTCAATTGGTGGTAGTGTCGGTAAAATCATCACTGGTCAGATTGAATATTGGCCGGCATTTCTTATGATCATCGCAAGTATCATTGCAGCTCCACTTGGCGCAAAAGTAGGTCAAAAAATGAATGTTAAAATACTACAGTGGCTTTTAGCGATTATGATTGGCGCAACCGCAATTAAAATTTGGGCTGATATTTTATAA
- a CDS encoding DsbA family oxidoreductase yields MKIEIFSDFACPFCYIGKKRLELAIKELGMEQDVEIEYKAYELDADTSKEIAVPLIQEGVGSSDMFQAILDHAKEVGLTYNLDKVLVGNTENAHRLAKWAKKYKRDGEFIEEVMHRYFQQGLNVNDSEQLLSVVNHVGLPVAEAKQVLSSPEAYQEELARDRYDIQQIPVTSVPFFVFENRYGIKGAEPLHVFKETLQQAASYIEKQPKLQMQGETGASCDINGCD; encoded by the coding sequence ATGAAAATTGAAATTTTTTCTGACTTTGCATGTCCATTTTGTTACATTGGTAAAAAACGTCTTGAACTGGCGATAAAAGAACTTGGTATGGAGCAGGATGTGGAAATTGAATATAAAGCATATGAATTAGATGCGGATACAAGTAAAGAGATCGCTGTTCCATTAATTCAAGAGGGTGTAGGAAGTTCAGATATGTTTCAAGCTATTCTTGATCATGCCAAGGAAGTAGGTTTGACTTACAATTTAGATAAAGTACTTGTTGGAAACACTGAAAATGCGCATCGTCTAGCAAAATGGGCGAAGAAGTATAAACGTGATGGTGAATTTATTGAAGAAGTAATGCACCGTTACTTCCAGCAAGGTTTAAATGTAAATGATTCAGAACAGCTACTGTCTGTTGTGAATCATGTTGGTTTACCTGTTGCTGAAGCAAAACAAGTACTATCATCACCTGAAGCGTATCAAGAAGAGTTGGCACGTGATCGCTACGACATTCAACAAATACCTGTAACAAGTGTGCCATTTTTTGTTTTTGAAAATCGTTATGGAATTAAAGGTGCTGAGCCATTGCATGTATTTAAAGAAACGTTACAGCAAGCAGCAAGTTATATAGAAAAACAACCAAAGCTACAAATGCAAGGGGAAACCGGTGCAAGTTGTGATATTAATGGTTGTGACTAA
- a CDS encoding sulfurtransferase TusA family protein has protein sequence MNITKTLDAKGLACPMPIVRTKKTIDTINSGEILEVQVTDKGALNDFTAWAAAGGHTILEQKEEAGVYFFYIQKA, from the coding sequence ATGAATATTACAAAAACTTTAGACGCAAAAGGCTTAGCTTGTCCAATGCCAATCGTACGTACGAAAAAAACAATCGATACAATTAACTCTGGTGAAATATTAGAAGTTCAAGTTACAGATAAAGGTGCTTTAAACGACTTTACAGCATGGGCTGCAGCAGGCGGACACACAATTTTGGAACAAAAAGAAGAAGCTGGTGTGTATTTCTTCTACATTCAAAAAGCATAA
- a CDS encoding DASS family sodium-coupled anion symporter — MGTDVAQNNQKQDSTSGTEAKKQKRNLKPLWIVLAFVALITIVLLPNNGDLPVVGQRALAILAFAVILWVTEAVTYPVSSAMILALIAVLLGLAPSMEDPSVQMGTSNALKLALGGFSSSAVALVGAALFLAAAMQITNLHKRIALWVLSMVGTKTNALVFGAILVAIVLAFVVPSATARAGAVVPILLGVVAAFGLSNQSKLAALLVITATQAVSVWNVGIKTAAAQNLVALGFINSEFGVDISWGEWFLYAAPFSIIMSFVLYFVMIKLIKPETDNLVSGKDIIRKQLAELGPLKRKEITLIITTLLLLVFWATEGKMHPFDTTTITLLAIAFLLTPKVGVFTWKEASSRIDWGTLIVFAVGISLGTTLLNTKGAAWLSDTVFGSLGLDSMPILATIALVTVFNIVIHLGFASATSLASALIPVFIALALSLPMPVENQIGFVLIQQFVICFGFLLPVSAPQNMLAYGTGAFTTKDFIKSGIPLTIVGYILILILASTYWQWIGLL, encoded by the coding sequence ATGGGAACAGATGTAGCTCAAAATAATCAAAAGCAGGATTCAACATCAGGAACAGAAGCAAAAAAGCAAAAGCGTAACTTAAAGCCACTATGGATCGTGTTAGCCTTCGTTGCACTTATTACAATCGTACTTTTACCGAACAATGGAGACCTTCCAGTTGTAGGTCAACGCGCACTTGCAATTTTAGCGTTTGCTGTTATTTTATGGGTAACAGAAGCCGTAACTTATCCTGTTAGTTCTGCCATGATATTAGCCTTAATTGCTGTTCTTTTAGGTTTAGCTCCAAGTATGGAAGACCCTTCTGTGCAAATGGGGACAAGTAACGCTTTAAAATTAGCGTTAGGTGGATTTAGTAGCTCCGCCGTTGCATTAGTAGGAGCAGCATTATTCCTTGCCGCTGCTATGCAAATAACCAATCTACATAAACGTATTGCACTCTGGGTTTTATCGATGGTAGGTACAAAAACAAATGCACTTGTATTCGGTGCCATTTTAGTAGCCATCGTATTAGCCTTCGTTGTTCCAAGCGCAACAGCTCGTGCAGGTGCCGTAGTGCCAATCCTCCTCGGCGTTGTAGCCGCATTTGGTTTGTCAAATCAAAGTAAATTAGCTGCCCTATTAGTTATTACTGCAACACAAGCCGTATCGGTTTGGAATGTAGGGATTAAAACAGCCGCTGCGCAAAACTTAGTAGCATTAGGTTTTATTAATTCAGAGTTTGGTGTTGATATTTCATGGGGCGAATGGTTTTTATATGCTGCACCATTTTCAATTATTATGTCATTCGTTCTCTACTTTGTCATGATTAAATTAATCAAACCCGAAACGGACAATCTTGTTAGTGGTAAAGATATTATTCGTAAGCAATTAGCAGAGCTTGGTCCATTAAAACGTAAAGAAATCACACTAATTATTACAACTCTTTTACTATTAGTTTTCTGGGCAACAGAAGGAAAAATGCACCCATTTGATACGACAACGATTACGCTTTTAGCGATCGCCTTCCTATTAACACCAAAAGTTGGTGTATTCACTTGGAAGGAGGCTTCTAGTCGAATTGACTGGGGTACATTAATCGTATTTGCTGTAGGTATTTCATTAGGAACGACATTGTTAAATACGAAAGGTGCCGCCTGGTTATCTGATACAGTATTCGGTTCACTCGGCTTAGATTCAATGCCAATTTTAGCTACAATTGCATTAGTAACAGTATTTAACATTGTTATCCACCTTGGTTTTGCATCCGCAACAAGTCTTGCATCAGCGTTAATCCCAGTATTTATCGCACTTGCGTTAAGCTTACCAATGCCAGTGGAAAATCAAATCGGATTCGTACTTATTCAACAATTCGTCATTTGCTTCGGTTTCTTATTACCAGTAAGTGCACCGCAAAATATGCTTGCTTACGGTACCGGTGCATTCACAACAAAAGATTTCATAAAATCAGGTATTCCATTAACAATCGTGGGCTATATATTAATTCTCATTTTAGCATCCACATACTGGCAATGGATCGGTTTATTATAA
- a CDS encoding GNAT family N-acetyltransferase has product MNQSKIRITRYNSKYAEQTVNMWRASKQQAIGQKEIHDFDNHVYFLNNILREQFDIDIAIIDEEVVGMIAYNDREINQLYIHINYQGIGIGRTLLNKAKAQSSGKLTLYTFEVNKKAQLFYEKNGFKIVGKGHENEENLPDIQYEWRSND; this is encoded by the coding sequence ATGAATCAATCTAAAATTCGAATTACTCGGTATAACTCCAAATACGCGGAGCAAACGGTGAATATGTGGCGAGCTAGTAAGCAACAGGCTATTGGCCAAAAAGAAATTCATGACTTTGATAATCATGTTTATTTTTTAAATAATATATTACGTGAACAGTTTGATATAGATATAGCAATAATTGATGAAGAAGTTGTTGGAATGATTGCATATAATGATAGGGAAATAAACCAATTATATATTCATATAAATTATCAAGGAATCGGTATTGGTCGAACATTGCTAAATAAAGCAAAAGCACAATCAAGTGGGAAATTAACATTGTACACATTTGAAGTAAATAAGAAGGCACAACTCTTTTACGAAAAAAACGGCTTTAAAATCGTTGGTAAAGGACATGAAAACGAAGAAAATTTACCAGACATTCAATACGAATGGAGGTCCAACGATTGA
- a CDS encoding response regulator transcription factor: MNQNLLIIDDDLEWASKLKAFLEQHNFDVFIASSAEEGKLKYDTEYPCMIILELALPKMSGEDFCKWVRKQQAPDVSIIVVSIKQLVTDKINALTLGADDYLTKPVEFEELLAHIQAVLRRTGLFCQKIIYEGLCIKPRKAEVLLNGRVIHLTKHEFMLLYFFMDHPNQIIVREDLLQHLYPNLEKDILDRTIDAHIKKLRLKIEDNPKKPTRIVTVRGIGYKFVHRPN; encoded by the coding sequence ATGAACCAGAACCTACTAATTATCGATGACGATTTAGAGTGGGCTAGCAAACTAAAAGCTTTTTTAGAACAACATAATTTTGATGTTTTTATTGCATCATCTGCCGAAGAAGGTAAATTAAAATACGATACAGAATACCCCTGTATGATTATTTTAGAATTAGCTTTACCTAAAATGAGTGGGGAGGATTTTTGTAAATGGGTGAGAAAACAACAAGCGCCCGATGTTTCCATAATTGTAGTCAGTATAAAACAATTAGTGACAGATAAAATTAATGCACTTACTCTTGGCGCAGACGATTATTTAACAAAGCCCGTAGAGTTTGAAGAACTATTAGCCCATATCCAAGCTGTGCTAAGAAGAACCGGTTTGTTTTGTCAAAAAATCATCTATGAAGGATTATGTATTAAACCTAGAAAAGCTGAAGTACTATTAAACGGTCGAGTAATTCATCTTACGAAACATGAATTTATGCTCCTTTATTTTTTTATGGATCATCCAAATCAAATTATTGTACGAGAAGATTTACTTCAACATCTCTATCCTAATTTAGAAAAGGATATTTTAGATCGAACGATTGATGCGCATATTAAAAAACTTCGACTAAAAATAGAAGATAATCCAAAAAAACCGACACGTATCGTTACTGTGAGAGGCATCGGTTATAAATTCGTTCATCGACCAAATTAA
- a CDS encoding DMT family transporter, with amino-acid sequence MKEICIGIIAALFFAVTFVLNHSMELEGGSWLWSSSLRYFFMMPFLIAIVAIRGKNGFRIMASEMKAKPSAWLIWSFVGFVLFYAPLTFAAAFGPGWLVSGTWQFTIVAGVLVAPLFITMVADKPVRAQIPLISLGISSIILIGILMIQIPQAQSVSTKSLLLGIVPVVVAAFAYPLGNRKMMELCGGRVDPFQRVLGMTIASLPAWIMLAIYALFTVGLPSSSQVFQSLLVAVSSGVIATVLFFIATDRVRHDQGKLAAVEATQSTEVLFAMAGEMILLSLPLPQPIALMGLGVIILGMLLHSYHTMLLGKKQLKVPAQ; translated from the coding sequence ATGAAGGAAATATGTATTGGCATTATAGCTGCACTATTTTTCGCAGTTACATTCGTATTGAACCATTCAATGGAGTTAGAGGGTGGTAGTTGGCTTTGGAGTTCCTCTCTTCGTTACTTCTTTATGATGCCTTTTTTAATTGCCATTGTTGCAATACGAGGGAAAAATGGTTTCCGTATTATGGCTAGCGAAATGAAGGCTAAACCGAGTGCATGGCTCATTTGGAGTTTCGTCGGCTTCGTTCTCTTCTACGCTCCGCTTACATTCGCTGCAGCATTCGGTCCTGGATGGCTCGTTTCTGGCACATGGCAATTTACCATTGTTGCCGGTGTCCTAGTAGCACCGTTATTCATCACAATGGTTGCTGACAAACCAGTTCGAGCGCAAATACCGCTTATTTCACTTGGCATTTCAAGTATCATTTTAATTGGGATATTAATGATTCAAATACCGCAAGCGCAATCAGTTTCAACGAAAAGCTTATTACTAGGTATTGTCCCTGTAGTAGTTGCAGCCTTTGCTTATCCATTAGGAAATCGTAAAATGATGGAACTCTGTGGTGGTCGCGTCGATCCTTTTCAACGTGTATTGGGGATGACGATCGCCTCTTTACCTGCCTGGATTATGTTAGCCATTTATGCCCTCTTTACAGTTGGTTTACCTTCAAGTAGCCAAGTATTTCAGTCTTTACTTGTAGCTGTGTCTTCAGGTGTAATCGCAACAGTGCTCTTTTTCATCGCTACGGACAGGGTACGCCACGATCAAGGCAAGCTCGCAGCAGTCGAAGCTACCCAATCAACCGAAGTATTATTTGCTATGGCTGGTGAAATGATTTTATTAAGCCTTCCACTGCCCCAACCAATCGCACTAATGGGACTTGGTGTTATTATTCTCGGTATGCTCCTACATAGCTATCACACAATGCTTCTAGGAAAAAAACAACTTAAGGTCCCTGCTCAATAA
- a CDS encoding DsrE/DsrF/DrsH-like family protein — protein MSNKVAIIAANGGLFDAYKVFNIATAAAASEKEVAIFFTFEGLNLIHKQGMNALEMPAGKEHFAEGFAKAQVPAIPQLVEMAQELGVTFIACQMTMDVMGLTKEDFVDGIEVGGAVTFLEYAKDAAPTLTF, from the coding sequence ATGTCAAATAAAGTAGCAATTATCGCAGCAAATGGTGGGCTTTTTGATGCCTATAAAGTATTCAATATCGCAACTGCAGCAGCAGCTTCAGAAAAGGAAGTAGCGATCTTCTTTACATTTGAAGGTTTAAACTTAATTCATAAACAAGGTATGAATGCCCTTGAAATGCCAGCAGGAAAAGAGCACTTTGCAGAAGGCTTTGCCAAAGCACAAGTACCTGCAATTCCACAATTAGTAGAGATGGCACAGGAGTTAGGTGTGACATTCATCGCTTGCCAAATGACGATGGATGTAATGGGCTTAACGAAGGAAGATTTTGTAGATGGTATTGAAGTAGGTGGGGCTGTGACATTCTTAGAATACGCGAAAGATGCAGCACCAACATTAACTTTCTAA
- a CDS encoding lysoplasmalogenase — MTRKVFTLLFLGFGIYYVFFFQTIDSSVKMVFKLIPMILLIALAFTTRVQLKAPYYWLISIGLIFCAIGDYTLQWFIVGLCFFLTGHIFYIFAFRSTQEAKTPLSVKILLGLYGAFMVYWIAGNVFQKGDTVLAIAVIAYILVILTMGWTSFRTGCKYAIIGACLFIISDSILATNRFMFDVPYAHELIMFTYYGAQFFLMLSISQYFNTRNSVEFQPTEGALNPN; from the coding sequence ATGACACGTAAAGTATTCACACTGTTATTTTTAGGATTCGGGATTTACTATGTTTTCTTTTTCCAGACAATTGATTCCTCAGTAAAAATGGTTTTTAAATTAATACCGATGATATTATTAATTGCCTTAGCATTTACAACAAGAGTGCAATTAAAGGCTCCTTATTACTGGCTTATTTCAATCGGGCTTATTTTTTGTGCCATTGGCGATTATACGCTGCAATGGTTCATTGTTGGTCTGTGCTTTTTCTTAACTGGACACATCTTTTATATTTTCGCCTTTCGATCGACACAAGAAGCGAAAACCCCACTTTCCGTTAAAATCCTATTAGGTCTGTATGGAGCCTTTATGGTGTATTGGATTGCCGGAAATGTATTTCAAAAAGGAGATACTGTGTTAGCTATCGCCGTAATTGCTTATATTTTAGTGATTTTAACAATGGGTTGGACATCCTTCCGTACAGGATGCAAATATGCAATCATTGGTGCTTGCCTATTCATCATTTCGGATTCAATTTTAGCAACAAACCGATTTATGTTTGACGTACCATATGCCCATGAGCTTATTATGTTTACTTATTACGGCGCACAATTTTTCTTAATGCTTAGCATCTCTCAATACTTTAATACTCGTAATAGCGTGGAATTTCAACCAACGGAGGGAGCTCTCAATCCCAATTGA